A segment of the Macrobrachium nipponense isolate FS-2020 chromosome 1, ASM1510439v2, whole genome shotgun sequence genome:
TTTAACGATTCATCCTAAAAGCGATTACCGAACTAAATTAGGCAGACATTGTGTACTACTACACGCTACTTCGCATCGCTAGTTGTCACAAACATTTACTGAACGTCTTGAGCTTTAGGTGCTAATGTTTACTTGAgggagatttttgtttgtttgtatattattgatatactgtgtgtttgtatattattgaTTTACTGGTTAATTGTGTTTGGTTTGTTTAGTTCCTTTAGTTTACGAGTGTTTTGGTAATTGTTTTGTTTCTATAGTGCCTTTAGTTTAAGCGTATTCAGGTGTGTCTAGTAAAATATTTAGTTCAAAATATGTTGCCGTTGTCTCTGTAAGTTATACTCATGGATGCAAGAGCAACTATGTTCTACTTCCATTCCCTTGGCATTCTCCATTAACTACTCTAAGGATTGTGGAAACAAAGACCAATTTTAAAAGGGGGTGTAAAACTTGTCCCTTTTTTTCTGACAGGCACATAGATAACACAGCGAAAGAAGTTCAgttttaattaaaaaggatattcaCACATTGCCAGAGTATTGATAAGGTaaactttttatattcatttttactgattcaaatgaaattaaatttagcTTTCTTATCTTATTACCACATCATCCCCATCACATTACCGTCTggattctatactctgtttttatcCACTGCCCATCCACCTgcggtggtcgcgcatggtaacactgcgtcccaggctttaaatagttacgctatgtgtaagttttaggtaaataaaaggatatctgggtatacatttgcaactgaatagtgttttaataatttactgtatgtgaattacaccgttaatattcgaaataggatattatttacagcccgggatgcagtgttaccatgcgcaaacaccacaggtggatggacagatggaaaaaacagagtatagagggGTGCACAACCTTTTGAGCTACTCGGGCCACATCATCAAACATATATCTAGTCGAGGGCCACTAGACTAGATTTTACATGAAATGATAAATAGTTTGTAGaatgtttaaagataaaaaaacacagttgctcacctgttttgttttaatgagattttTGACACTGAGATTCATGTACAAGTTTTTTTATGTTAGGATGGAAATTTGTGGTTGCCAGTCTTAAAACAGAGTGCAGATTTTGATCACTTAGCCTGCTACGAATATTTGACTTGGTCTGGTTGAGCAGACTAAATGTTTGTTCACATATGTAGGTAGAGCCAAATAAGCTTGCATAAATAGCAGCTTTGTTTCTCAAATAAGGAAACTGATCTTTGGCCAAGCAATTATAAAATTTGAGCAAGTCCCCTTCATTATACTCGGTACGAAGGCTGTCATTATTCTGAAGATCAATCAGTTCGATTTGTGCTTCGAATTCTACTTCATCAGGAGATACAGAAAAGGGGTTGCTGAACAACTTCAAATCATTGGCTTCTTTCTTTAGGTCCTCAAATCGGCTCTCAAAGGCCTCCAAAAGTTTTCCTAATTTTGCTGCATAATATTCATGTCTATTGCATACTTTGTGTTTCTCACACATAAGTTTGTAATTTGGGAAGTGTCCTAACTCTCCTTTAACTATCTGTAACTGAGAAATAAGTTGGTTATTCCCTTGAAGTTTATGATTCAAGTTATTTAAATGACTTGTGAGATCTACAAGAAATGACAAATCACAAAGCCAGTCAGCATTTGTAAGTTCTGGTACCatcttattcttttcattaagAAATATCTCAATTTCATCCAGAAAACTGATAAATCTTTTCAGCGTATTTCCCctgcttaaccaccttacttGAGTGAAAAACACTAAATCGCCATATTCTGCTTCAATTTCATCAAGAAATTGCTTGAATTGCCGGTGATGCAAAGCTGAGCGTGACTTGATAAAATTGACTGTAGAAACTACAACTTTCATTACATGATCAAAGTCCAGTTCTTTTCCACACAAATTTTG
Coding sequences within it:
- the LOC135218803 gene encoding general transcription factor II-I repeat domain-containing protein 2B-like, which encodes MIGKQNGLVQLLIKHLGERKYELKQFHCIIHQQNLCGKELDFDHVMKVVVSTVNFIKSRSALHHRQFKQFLDEIEAEYGDLVFFTQVRWLSRGNTLKRFISFLDEIEIFLNEKNKMVPELTNADWLCDLSFLVDLTSHLNNLNHKLQGNNQLISQLQIVKGELGHFPNYKLMCEKHKVCNRHEYYAAKLGKLLEAFESRFEDLKKEANDLKLFSNPFSVSPDEVEFEAQIELIDLQNNDSLRTEYNEGDLLKFYNCLAKDQFPYLRNKAAIYASLFGSTYICEQTFSLLNQTKSNIRSRLSDQNLHSVLRLATTNFHPNIKKLVHESQCQKSH